GGCTGCTCCAGCGGTCGCCCAACATCCTGCTGATCCCCGGCACCTCGTCGGTCGCCCACCTCCAGGAGAACTTGGCCGCAGCGCAGGTGACGCTGTCGCCCGAGACTCTGGCGGAATTGGACGGGATCGGCGCGGCTGCGGTGCAGCACTGACGGTGGCACGCACTCCGGTGCTCGCTCCCGGCGTACCGCGGGCGGGCGCCGGGGCGGCGCGAGGATCTCATGCCCCCCGCTGACGCCCCGCTCACCCGCGACCGGATCCTCACCACGGCCGAGGAGGTGATTCGCCGCTTCGGCCCGGCCAAGGCGACGGTCGTGGACGTGGCGCGGGCGCTTGGCGTGAGCCACGCGGCGGTTTACCGGCACGTCGCGAGCAAGGCCGAGCTGCGGGACCTGGTCGTCGGTCGCTGGGTGGAGGCGATCATGCCGCCGCTGCGGGCCATCGCCGAGGGGCCGGGGCCGGCGCCGGAGCGATTACGTCGACTGCTCGACGCGCTCGTCGCGGTCAAGCGCCGCCGGGCCGCCGAGGACCCGGAGCTGTTCGCCGCCTATCGCACGCTGGTCGCCGACGCCCGGTCCGTTGCCGCCGCCCACGTCGACGAGATGGTCGAGCTGGCCGCGACGATCATCCGCGCCGGGGTGGAGGAGGGCACGTTCCGCCCCGTGGACCCGACCGCCGCTGGCCGAGCGGTGCTGGTTGCCACCGCCCGCTACCATCACCCCGTTCACGCCGCCGAGTGGGGCGACGCCGCCGTCGACGCGGCGTACGAGGACGTGTGGGAGCTGCTGATGAACGGGCTCTGCGCCGCGACGCCCGCCCGTTAGTGCGCACCCGGTCGTGCGCACCCGGTCGTGCGGGGTGTCGGCCGCCACGTCGTCGCCGCCAATCTTAGTGCCGCGACGTCTTAACGTCGTGCGCGTGCCCCACTCGTCCGCACGCGCGGACGGCCGGGCGTCCCGCCGCGGGGACGGCGACCGACGCCGCGTTAGGCGCGACGGCGAGCGGCCCGGCGCAAGCCCATGGAAAACAATGACTTACACCCCAGACCCACGATTCGACCGCGGGGTTCGGGGCGGCATCGGCGATGCTTGATCTCCGGCTCGAGCGCCCGGCCGTCCGCCGCGACGCGTTGGATCTCGAGCCGAGGAACCCTCGCATGCGCACGCTATCGCACCGCCAACCAATCGTTCGCTCCCTGTTCACCGCCGGCGCCGCGCTCGCGACCGCCGCGCTGCTCACGACGCCGGTCGCCGCGCAGGGCCGCTGGGGCCGGGACGGCTACGGGTACGGCAATGGGAGCGGGGGCTACGACCAGGACGGCTACGGCCGCTCGACCGACGGCGCGCGCCCGCTCTTTTCGTGGAGCGGCCGCGTGGACCACGAGGCGTACATCGTCATGCAGAACGGCGACGTGCGCACGCGGATCGACAGCCACGCCAACGGCGCC
The Gemmatimonadetes bacterium T265 genome window above contains:
- a CDS encoding TetR family transcriptional regulator, with the translated sequence MPPADAPLTRDRILTTAEEVIRRFGPAKATVVDVARALGVSHAAVYRHVASKAELRDLVVGRWVEAIMPPLRAIAEGPGPAPERLRRLLDALVAVKRRRAAEDPELFAAYRTLVADARSVAAAHVDEMVELAATIIRAGVEEGTFRPVDPTAAGRAVLVATARYHHPVHAAEWGDAAVDAAYEDVWELLMNGLCAATPAR